The window GGGCCGCTTCTGACTCTTGTACCTCTTTTGTTTTTAATTTTACTTCTTCCTCAAGGTGTTCAGTATATTTTTGAAGCTCATCCTTAGCACTCTTTAACTCTGAAGTCATTTCATTAAATGTCCTGGCCAGCAATCCAATTTCATCATCGGAGGTTATATCGACCTGTGTGTCAATCACGCCCGAGGTTACTTTTTTTGCAGCATTCGTTAATATTTTAATCGGATTGGTAATCCGTTTCATTGAAAAGAATATAAATGCGACAGAAAAGAGAATCGCCACGATCAATCCGATAAATACACCATTTCTGTCTGATGAAATAAGAGCATCAACATTTTTTAGAGATGTAATAAGAGTCAATACCGCCATAACTTCACCTTTTGCGAAGTCATGTTTATTCAACTTCAGATGACAATCAACACATTTTGACTCAGCTATTATAGGGATGAAGGTAAATAGCATACGATCTGATTCTTCTTCTGATATATGGGATATAGGTTTACCCTGATTGAGTACTTCCAATTCCAAATCTGTCGACATATAAGGACTGCTTTCCGGGTTAATTTGAAACATCTTTGGATTTCTTTTCAGATTCAGAGCCTTAATTTTTCCACTAACTTGACTGAACAGCTGGTCTCTTGCAAGATTATCCGAACCCGTGAATAACATGGTTGTTTTCCAAGCATTTACCATATTTATTCCGACGTTTATCCACGCTTCTTTTTCTGTTTCAGTATGATGTGAGTTTTCTCTGATCTCGGTTAGTAATCCAAGAATAATCGCCGCTGTAAATGACATCGCAAGGACAGGGATCATAAGTTTCGAAGTAATATTTAATTGTGGAATTCTCATTCTACTCAGAAGGCAAAATCTAATCTTGCCTTTCCGATGACTGACTCCTCACCTTGAAATTGTTTTTGAACCTCAGTTCTAAACACTACATTGGGTCTTATGGAAATAGAGAAGTGGAGCAGTAAATTTCTTAAGTCATCCACATTCGAATTGTCAGGGGTGATCGCTGAATCCCATCTGATAGCTCCCACCAACCAGGGATAAAACACGTAGTTACTCTCAATAAAGTAAGCTGAATAAGTGTCTTCTCCGGATATATTGTCAGAAGATGAATCTTCACCAATAATTAATCCGCTGAATAATTCAAGATCATTTATTTG is drawn from Candidatus Neomarinimicrobiota bacterium and contains these coding sequences:
- a CDS encoding HAMP domain-containing protein; this encodes MRIPQLNITSKLMIPVLAMSFTAAIILGLLTEIRENSHHTETEKEAWINVGINMVNAWKTTMLFTGSDNLARDQLFSQVSGKIKALNLKRNPKMFQINPESSPYMSTDLELEVLNQGKPISHISEEESDRMLFTFIPIIAESKCVDCHLKLNKHDFAKGEVMAVLTLITSLKNVDALISSDRNGVFIGLIVAILFSVAFIFFSMKRITNPIKILTNAAKKVTSGVIDTQVDITSDDEIGLLARTFNEMTSELKSAKDELQKYTEHLEEEVKLKTKEVQESEAALKRLMKGTAKSTGKEFFENLILTVTEMMGCRWGILGEIMDDKTINTLAWCEDKRIKKSIDFPLQGTPFEDLEDSSFRAITKVREQYPDDKLLKKFGVESYFGLPFSGSNGKAIGVLNILHDKDLKPPKYVEEIVSVFAERAAAELERLRSEEAKERLSEKLKLAERERARAALREGEQRYRTLVESISEWV